The stretch of DNA GCTCATCGAGGACGCTAGGCTCAGGCACAGGCCCCCCGCGTAACGCACCTGTAAGGCTTGCCGCGAGCTTCGCCTGCGGGTGGTTACTTTTTCAAAGTTTACACGCCTTCCTGGGGATGTCTGTGTAAACTCTTCGGCGGGCTGGGCGTAAGCGATTTAACAGCTTTTGAGGTTGCGTGGAAGCGATATGAGCGAGGCGGAGTACGAGAGGCTTTTTCAGCTCTTCAAGGAGCTGGTCGACGCGCTGGGCGTTTCGGGCTTCGAGGACGAGGTTAGGGGGCTCGTAGCCGAGAAGTTCAAGCCGCACGCCGACGCCGTCAAGGTGGACTCGCTGGGGAACGTTGTCGCCTCGATTAAGGGGGAGGATGAGAACTGCAAGGTGATGCTCGCCGCCCACATGGACGAGATAGGGCTCATGGTGTCTCACATCGAGAGCAACGGTTTCCTGAGGTTTACGGCTGTCGGCGGGGTGAACCCGGCTACGCTGATCGGGAACAGGGTCTGGGTCAAGGCGCGGAGCGGCAAAATTAAGGGGGTTGTCGGGGTGAAGCCCTGGCACCTGATGTCGCCTGAGGAAGCCAAGAAGGTGCCGGAGTTGAAGGAGCTGTTCATCGACATAGGCGCCTCCTCGCGGGAAGAGGCCGAGAAGATGGGGGTAAGGGTTGGGGACGTTGCCGTCGTGGACAGGTCGGCCGAGAGGCTTAATGGGAGGCTCGTCGCGAGCAGGGCTGCGGACGACAGGATCGGCGTGGCGGTGCTCATCGACGCGCTGAGCAGGGTTTACGGGTCGAAGCTGCCTTGCAGCGTCTACGCGGTCGCTACGGTGCAGGAGGAGGTTGGGTGCAGGGGTGCTCAGGTCGCGGCATTCGCGATCAAACCGACGATGGCTATAGCTGTGGATATCACCACCGCGAACGACGTAGCAGGCGTTAGTGAGCAGGACTACGTGGTGCGGGTGGGGAGGGGGCCGGCGATCAAGGTTATGGACGCGACGCGCACGTCCTTCCTCGGGCTCATAGCTCACCCTAAGGTCAGGGAGTTCCTGGTCAGGGTAGCCGAGGAGGAGGGAATCCCGTACCAGCTTGAGGTGCTTGTGGGCGGCACGACCGACGCTAGCACAATACACTTGACGCGCGAGGGCGTGCCGTCGGGCGTGGTTTCAATCCCCACGAGGTACGCGCACTCACCCTCGGAGGTTTTCTCGCTCGAGGACGCTGTGAACGCTTCGCGGCTAATCGCTTCCGCGCTCGGGAGGTTCAGGCCTGAACTGCTCCTTTTCTAGGCAGGGCTTGAGGAGAACTCGCTCGACAAAGCCCCTGTAGCCCTTATCGGTGTTGGCTAGGGCCGTGTAAAGGCGATCTTCCGAGGAGGACGCGAGGTCCACCACTGCTACCTTACCGCCCCTCAAAGCGTACTTGTACAGGTGGCAGAACGCTCTCTCGACGTGTAGCTGCGCGCGAGCGAGGCGGGAGGGGTCGTCAGCGTGCAGGAGCTCCCTTGCGAGGGAGTAGGCGAGGAGTGCGAGGCTGAACTTCGGGTCAGCGGTAGCGGGGTCTTGGGTGAGCGGGTCCCTGGGAGCGGGGAGCAGGAAGAAGCGGAGTATTCTGCTGCGCGCCGACTTCTCCGCGTACTCGGCGTACATCCCCGCTTTTTCCCTGAGCGCTTCGAGGGACGCGCTGTAGGATTCTGCCAGCGCGCTTACGACTTCCTCAGCGTCCTGCAGGGGGTCGACAGGGGTTCCTGCGCCCAGGGACGCCCTGCACTTCTCAGGAGGGTCGGGCGTCACGCTCCTCCTAACGCTGAGCAAGCGCAGAGGCTTGTACGATAGCACCCTAAGGAGCGTTGTATCAATTGCAACAGGGATCTCTGCTACCCCTAGCTTTACAACCCCCTTAAGGTAAAAGTGCGGGAAGACTCTTTCGCATGAAAACATGACGATTTTTCGGTGAGAAAGCTTATATAAATACACCCTGTTTGCTGGCCCCAAAGAACCGGTGAAAGGGGTGGATAAGGGCAAGCGCAGGGGTATTTCAAAAGCGATAGCGGCCATCCTTGTCGCCGTTTTAGCTCTCGCTGGCATAGTGCTCTACTTTGCCTTCCAGAAGCCCCAGGCCCCCGCCGTCGCCCCAAGCGCCCCGACCGGGGCGGCTGGCCAGGGCCAAGCCGTCACCGCGCCTCCTTCCTCGAAGAAGTACCTCGTCGTGGCATTCTACGGCGCGCAGAGGCTCAACGAGAGCGAGCTCGTCCCATACTCCTCAATATCACCTAGCTGGTACAGCAACTTGACGCTCGACGCCCTGATACTGGCTGGGCGGCAGGAGGCGAACAGCACGCTCAGGCAGGTCATATACAACACTATCCAGAAGGTCACGAACTACGAGCTTCCGCTAATATGGACTGTGCAGGGAATCGCCCCCCGAGCTTACTGGGAGTGGATAAGCGGCATATACTTCCACCCCACACTGGAGTTCAGGTTTAACCACCTCAGCAAGGACCCTGGAGCCCCCAACCCTGACGTCATCAACTACGGCGGCACCGACGAGCCGCACAGCCTCGACCCCGCGGTGAGCTACTGGGGCTTCGACTGGTGGATTATGCACCAGATTTACGACAAGCTCGTGACGTACGAGGGCGAGAACTCAGAGTACGTTGTCCCGGCGTTGGGGGTTGCCTGGGCTTTCACCGAGGACGGCAACGAGTGGTTCTTCGTGATCAGGGGGAACGTCGTGTTCTACGATCCCTACGAGAATAAGACGTACCCCCTCGAGCCCCAGGACGTCGTGTACTCGTTCAAGAGAGTCGTCGCAATGCACCAGGACCCCTACTGGCTGATAGACACGTTCATTGACGTAGATAACTCCCAGGTCGTGAGCTTGGACGACTTCAGGGCAGAGCTCAGCAAGGGGCTCTACACGACTTTCAAGGGAGAGACGAGGAGGGTGAGCTCCTACGATGAGCTCCTCAGATTCTTCGGCTACAGCGGCCCCGTCGCCGGGGTAGTTAAGCTCAGGATGAAGATGCCTTACCCCGCGATCCTCAACGTCCTCGCAACTTCCCCTGCCTCGATAGTAAGCAGGCGCGTTGTCGAGGCTCACGGCGGCGTGACGCCCGGCGAGCAGAACCCCTGGGTTTACGAGCACCCCGTCGGGACCGGCCCCTACTACCTCGTCAAGTGGGAGCACAGGCAGTACGTCGAGCTCGCCGCAAACCCATACTACTGGGGGAGTGATAAGCCGAAGGTGAAGAGGGTCAAGATCCACCTCATACCCGAGGATTCATCGAGGATAATGCTCTTCACGAAGGGTGACCTCGACATACTGGACATACCCCCCTCCCTCTTCTTCAAAGTGCAGGGCGTCACGCTGAACTACGGCGGGAGAACCTGGAGGGTTGTAAGCAGGGAGCAGCCCACGTTCTGGCTGTACTACATAGTCCCCAACGTGAACAAGGAGCCCTTCAACAAGCTCGAGGTGAGGCAGGCGCTCGCGTACGCGACTCCCTACGACCAGATAGCCTCGGTTGCCCTCGGCGGCCTGGCGTTCAAAGCCTACGGCGTAATACCCAAGGGGATGTTCGGCTTCCAGAACACCGACGTTATCAACTACACTTACAACCTTAACAAGGCTAGGGAGCTCCTGCAGAAGGCCGGCGTCGACCCGGCGAAGTACAGGTTCACGATAATAGTCCCCGAGGGCTACAAGGAGTTCCAGGACGAGGCGACGCTTCTGCAGGCCGCCTGGTCCCAGCTCGGCTTCCGGATAGACATCCAGGTCCTCTCACGGCCAGTGTTCAACGACAGGATGATCAGTAAGGACGGCTTCGACATCAACCTCATCTCCTGGGGGCCGGACTACGTTGATCCGGACGACTACGCCGGCCCGCTCACGTACGGTGGACACACCTTTAGCAACATCCGCGTAACCCAGGTGTACAGCTTAGAGCAGGCACAGCAGCTCGTTGACATGGCAAGCGCGAAGGTCATAGAGTGCATGGACTGGGTTGTGATAGTTGGCCCTGGAAGGTAGCTCGAGTAGGAGCCCTAAAAGGGGTGTTTTTCTCAATGACTGATCTCAAGTACTTTATTTTGAGGAGGCTGATCACGTTCCTGCCTACAGTAGTGGGTGTTGTTGCCCTCACGTTCGTCATCGCGAGGATGATACCTGCAGACCCAGCGAGGCTCTGGGCCGGGGGAGTGAAGGCGAAGGAAGACGTCATAGCTCAGCTCGCGCAGAAGTACCACCTCAAGGAGCCGCTGTACGTCCAGTTCTTCTACTACCTCAGGGACATCTTCACCGGCGACTGGGGCGTCTCCCCAGTAACCCGGAGGCCAGTCTTAGCCGACATTGCCTCGTACTTCCCGGCGACGGTGGAGCTCGCGGTCTTCTCCTTCGTGCTGATCGTAACGGTGGGGGTTCCGCTCGGCATGGTGGCTGCCCTCAAGCGCGACAGCTGGGTGGACCACTTAGTCAGGGTGATCTCGATCGGCGGGGCTTCGCTCCCCGTCTTCTGGCTGGGCGTCCTCCTCCAGCTGGCTTTCTACCACAGCTTGGGCGTGCTCCCCGCCGTAGGCAGGGGTACCCCGCCGCCGAGGGTGTTTACAGGCATGTACACGCTGGACAGCCTTCTCTGCGGCGACTTCGCCGCGTTCTGGGATAACCTCAGCCACATGGTACTCCCCGGGGTGACGCTCGCGTTCTCGTCGGTGGGTCTCATAGCGAGGATCACCAGAGGGAGCATCCTAGATACGCTCTCCGCTGAGCACATCGACTTCGCCCGCATGAGGGGTTTGACGAGGTGGCTCATGCTCAAGCACATACTGAAGAACAGCCTCGTTCCGATAATCACCGTGCTGGGCCTGACGTTCAGCTGGCTGCTCAGCGGGGCAATTGTGGTCGAGGCCATCTTCGCCTGGCCAGGGATAGGAAGCTACGCGACAAGCGCTATCGCGAACGTCGACTTCCCGGCTATCGTTGGCGTCACCCTCCTCATGGGACTGATCTACGTGGCGATAAACTTCCTCGTGGACATCCTCTACGCGCTCGTCGATCCAAGGGTGAGGCTATGAGCCTGGTGCTCCTTAAAAGAAGGAGGGGTGCGGGGCAGCGTAGGAGCGAGCGGAAGCTGATCCTCCGCATACTCATGGGCTCTCCAGCTGGTGTTGCAGGCCTTGTCCTATCGCTCTTGTTCATAGTTCTTGGTGTGGTTGGGCCCCACATAACCCCCTACGACCCCATCCTGATAGACTTCGCGAAGGTCAACCAGCTGAGGCTACAGCCCCCGTCCCTGGCGCACCCCTTCGGGACAGACGAGTTCGGGCGCGACATGCTGAGCAGGGTTCTCTACGGGTCACGCCTCTCGCTGTTGTCGGCGGTCACAGTCCTGGGCGTCGCCGTCCCCGTGGGCATCATGCTTGGCTTGCTGGCGGGTTACTTCGGTGGGGCAGTCGACGAACTGATAATGAGGATCACGGACGTATTCCTCGCGTTCCCAGGCATAGTGCTAGCTATAGCATTCAGCGCCACCCTAGGCGCGGGGCTGTGGTCAGCGATACTGGCGGTGGCCCTGATCTGGTGGCCCTCCTACGTTAGGCTCGTTAGGGGGCAGGTAATACAGGTGAAGAGCTCGCTGTTCGTGGAGGCGGCGAAAGCCCTCGGGCTTAGCCCGCTGAAGATCATGATCAGGCACCTCCTGCCGAACATCTTAACACCGGTCATAGTCATGGCTACTCTCGATTTCGGAAGCGTGGTTATCGTGACATCATCCCTCTCGTTTATCGGCCTCGGCGCGCAACCGCCTCTACCCGAGTGGGGGAGGCTCGTCTCTGACGGGAGAGCTTACTTCCCGCAGGCCTGGTGGTACGTGTTCTTCCCGGGCTTGATGATATTCCTAGTGTCGCTGGGCTGGAACCTTTTAGGGGACACCCTGCGGGATGTGTTCGACCCGAAGTACAGGAGGCGGCTGGAGTTTAGGGAGGTGGAAGGAGAATGAGCGGCAACCCCTTGTTGAGTATCGAGGGGCTCAGGGTCTACTTCTACACCTACGCAGGTGTAGCCAGGGCGGTCGACGGAGTCGACCTCAGGCTGTACGAGGGGGAGAGCTTTGCCCTCGTGGGCGAGACGGGGTGCGGTAAGTCAACGGTGGCGCGCGCCATCATGGGGTTGATCCCGCCCCCGGGGAGAGTCGTCTCGGGGAGAATAGTGCTCGACGGCGTAGACATCTTAAGCCTCTCCGAAGAGGAGTTGCGCAAAATCCGGGGCTCGAAGGTAGCGTACATAGCACAAGACCCGATGAGCGCCCTAGACCCCCTCTTCACAATAGGGGCTCACGTGGCCGAAACGATCGTTTCCCACAACTCGGCCAAGTGGGCTGAAGCCTGGATCAAAGCTCTAAAGATCCTCAGTAGTGTCGCAATTCCTGAACCGGAGAGGAGGGCTAGGAGCTACCCCCACGAGCTGAGCGGGGGTCTGAAGCAAAGGTCCGTAATTGCGACCGCCATCGCGAATAATCCCAAGCTTCTCATAGCCGACGAGCCCACAACGGCTCTGGACGTCACTATTCAGACGCAGGTCATGGACCTCGTCATGGACCTGAAAAAGCGGTACAGGTCCACACTTCTTCTGATAGCACACAACCTTGGGCTGGTGGCCGAGTACACCGAGAGGGTTGCTGTCATGTACCTCGGGAAAATCGTCGAGGTCGCAGACGTTGAGGACCTCTTCGAAAAGCCCCTGCACCCCTACACGCAGGGGCTGCTTAAGTCTGTCCCGAACCCCCTCAGAAACATCGAGAAGCTGTACTCGATACCTGGCAGCGTCCCGAGCGCTGTTAATCCTCCTCAGGGCTGCCGGTTCCACCCGA from Infirmifilum sp. NZ encodes:
- the nikC gene encoding nickel transporter permease yields the protein MSLVLLKRRRGAGQRRSERKLILRILMGSPAGVAGLVLSLLFIVLGVVGPHITPYDPILIDFAKVNQLRLQPPSLAHPFGTDEFGRDMLSRVLYGSRLSLLSAVTVLGVAVPVGIMLGLLAGYFGGAVDELIMRITDVFLAFPGIVLAIAFSATLGAGLWSAILAVALIWWPSYVRLVRGQVIQVKSSLFVEAAKALGLSPLKIMIRHLLPNILTPVIVMATLDFGSVVIVTSSLSFIGLGAQPPLPEWGRLVSDGRAYFPQAWWYVFFPGLMIFLVSLGWNLLGDTLRDVFDPKYRRRLEFREVEGE
- a CDS encoding ABC transporter permease, giving the protein MTDLKYFILRRLITFLPTVVGVVALTFVIARMIPADPARLWAGGVKAKEDVIAQLAQKYHLKEPLYVQFFYYLRDIFTGDWGVSPVTRRPVLADIASYFPATVELAVFSFVLIVTVGVPLGMVAALKRDSWVDHLVRVISIGGASLPVFWLGVLLQLAFYHSLGVLPAVGRGTPPPRVFTGMYTLDSLLCGDFAAFWDNLSHMVLPGVTLAFSSVGLIARITRGSILDTLSAEHIDFARMRGLTRWLMLKHILKNSLVPIITVLGLTFSWLLSGAIVVEAIFAWPGIGSYATSAIANVDFPAIVGVTLLMGLIYVAINFLVDILYALVDPRVRL
- a CDS encoding ABC transporter substrate-binding protein, with product MKGVDKGKRRGISKAIAAILVAVLALAGIVLYFAFQKPQAPAVAPSAPTGAAGQGQAVTAPPSSKKYLVVAFYGAQRLNESELVPYSSISPSWYSNLTLDALILAGRQEANSTLRQVIYNTIQKVTNYELPLIWTVQGIAPRAYWEWISGIYFHPTLEFRFNHLSKDPGAPNPDVINYGGTDEPHSLDPAVSYWGFDWWIMHQIYDKLVTYEGENSEYVVPALGVAWAFTEDGNEWFFVIRGNVVFYDPYENKTYPLEPQDVVYSFKRVVAMHQDPYWLIDTFIDVDNSQVVSLDDFRAELSKGLYTTFKGETRRVSSYDELLRFFGYSGPVAGVVKLRMKMPYPAILNVLATSPASIVSRRVVEAHGGVTPGEQNPWVYEHPVGTGPYYLVKWEHRQYVELAANPYYWGSDKPKVKRVKIHLIPEDSSRIMLFTKGDLDILDIPPSLFFKVQGVTLNYGGRTWRVVSREQPTFWLYYIVPNVNKEPFNKLEVRQALAYATPYDQIASVALGGLAFKAYGVIPKGMFGFQNTDVINYTYNLNKARELLQKAGVDPAKYRFTIIVPEGYKEFQDEATLLQAAWSQLGFRIDIQVLSRPVFNDRMISKDGFDINLISWGPDYVDPDDYAGPLTYGGHTFSNIRVTQVYSLEQAQQLVDMASAKVIECMDWVVIVGPGR
- a CDS encoding M42 family metallopeptidase, with amino-acid sequence MSEAEYERLFQLFKELVDALGVSGFEDEVRGLVAEKFKPHADAVKVDSLGNVVASIKGEDENCKVMLAAHMDEIGLMVSHIESNGFLRFTAVGGVNPATLIGNRVWVKARSGKIKGVVGVKPWHLMSPEEAKKVPELKELFIDIGASSREEAEKMGVRVGDVAVVDRSAERLNGRLVASRAADDRIGVAVLIDALSRVYGSKLPCSVYAVATVQEEVGCRGAQVAAFAIKPTMAIAVDITTANDVAGVSEQDYVVRVGRGPAIKVMDATRTSFLGLIAHPKVREFLVRVAEEEGIPYQLEVLVGGTTDASTIHLTREGVPSGVVSIPTRYAHSPSEVFSLEDAVNASRLIASALGRFRPELLLF
- a CDS encoding ABC transporter ATP-binding protein, whose amino-acid sequence is MSGNPLLSIEGLRVYFYTYAGVARAVDGVDLRLYEGESFALVGETGCGKSTVARAIMGLIPPPGRVVSGRIVLDGVDILSLSEEELRKIRGSKVAYIAQDPMSALDPLFTIGAHVAETIVSHNSAKWAEAWIKALKILSSVAIPEPERRARSYPHELSGGLKQRSVIATAIANNPKLLIADEPTTALDVTIQTQVMDLVMDLKKRYRSTLLLIAHNLGLVAEYTERVAVMYLGKIVEVADVEDLFEKPLHPYTQGLLKSVPNPLRNIEKLYSIPGSVPSAVNPPQGCRFHPRCPFATDKCRVEEPPLVEAEKEHLVACWLYSKG